ggttatttgtttttttatattactaattttatattaaatttttctttgattattttacaatttttttttgtaatatgaattgtttttaaaattattatttatttattataaacattttttttaagattgtatgttttttttttcaaatcctgggtagggtaaccagttacttgattgatcttaaaaaaaatcatagagctaagttaaataacatgcaccaggaggggtaaccagttatcctgagatgagtaatTTTCTGCCATAagaaaggtaaccagttacctaagaagggtgacgagttactcatattaaatatgaaaagaaacatcaaatttgaaggaaaaaatggaagaacacttcattaaaaaaggaagaagaagtaactatgatttcagtaacataagtaactagttacctaaagaaaccataaatatacacataccagaacgtgaaagtaaccagttaccctcagaaatatacacacaaagaatgtgaaggtaaccagttacccattcacgttgtcatatttttattagttttctttccaaattttggtatttctataagtgttacagtaattgatttgatttttttttacatatagtggaaaacactataaaaaattacaataataaaagataataaataaaaaaatagtagaataattatataatgttaaaatatatgtgtgaaaaaattgaaaaaaaaaaagaaatagaatgagaaaagaataagtacaaaaatgaaaaaaaatatgaaaaaaaacaaaagaaatgatgaatgaaaaaaaagtagatgaataaataagaatgaaaagaagaagaagaaaaataatggaaaaatgaaaagaaaaaaaatatgaatgaaaaaattggtagaaaaaaatgaaaaaaaatctcatatgtgtgaaaaaaaatggaaggagacaataataaatacaaaaatgaaaaaaaaatagaatgaaaaaaaaactgaaaaaatatgaaaaaaaaacaatacaaatgaaagaaaaaaatagataaataaataaaaatagaaaaaagaagaagaagaatgaaaaaatagaaagaaaaaaattggtagaaaaatagaaagaaaaaaattggtagagaaaaaaaaaagaaaaaataacaaaaaaatgatggaaaaaaaaaaaaattagcttcaaaatcaaagaaaacataactatgataaaaaaatatgACATTTCTATATATTTAGTTAGCTATTAATTGTGTTTccatactttaactttttctttaataaatttcccatacaaattaagaaaagtataactcccatatttttgcatattgatagtataaaaaccatattttttaaaaatactcaaaAAAAAATCCTCATTTAAATGTTTAGGCCCATATTATAACATGGGCCTTTTGTTTTTGGGTGGATAATGACTAGGCCTACTAATATGTATTCGTTCATTTTTCGAGCTTTTTGAAATTCGAAAAAACCCTATCGCGCACACTTGTCTATATAAAATCACTGCCAGTGCCCACGTCTCAAATATTCTAGAAACTATAtacttttctctttctttttctcctcGTTCTCGTCGTTTTCGTTTCCCCTCTTCATCAGCGGCTGACCTAGCTATAGCCACCCTTCCTCTACCGAAATATGGAGCTTTGTACGGCTCAATCCATGCTTAACAATAAGCTTTCTAGTCACCATCACCCTCTGGTGCTTCTCTTCCAAAACCCCAATCACCTCCTCCATTCAAACTCAAAGCCTTCCCTCATCCCTCATCGGCGATCCCCACTCGCTCCCCTCACTGGTGCACTCCAATCTCGTACGTTTTCCATTCCTTAACGCTCGGTATTCAATCCAAACAAAGCTCTTcgtgttatatttttttatttacttactCAGATCATTCTCTAGTTTGGACTCTGTTTTTGTTGCATTTTTTCACTGTTAATCTTCGATCATCTAGCAAACACTAGGGTTAATTGCATTTGAGGATTTTGATCCATTTTCttaatgtttagtttcattgcaGCTGGTTTAagcttttgttattattattttatttagtaAAGTTTGTATTATATTATATTCCCAATGAATTAGTAGTGATGATACTATAGTTTAtactgattttattttattttttcactgTTTTTTGTCGCTATGttttttgtctttttctttttattgaaGTCTGAAGAAGCGTTTGATGCGTTTTTCCCCCACTGATATTGgtttatttcaaattttaaattaaacgGAAAAAAACATTCTGCGATTACTCATTGTTCAGTGTCCAATAGAACGTGGTTCAGAACTGCATGGATTATTGCATGTTTTAATTTTGACGAACATTTATCTTGGCTCAGTTTTCACACACCGAATACCAAATTCATGTCATATTGAATATTTATTTCAGGATTGCTCTTTGTTTCAAAGTCATTGTCAAGAGAAACATCAGAAGAAGTATCTAGTGGAGCAAATCAGTATTTTGGCGAAAAACGTGAAGATGTGATTAGTTTGGGAGATGTTCCATTAGTAGAAAAGAAagtcgatgatgatgatgatgattttacAACTAAAGTTCCAGAAGAACAGTTATCTGATGGGCCAACGCCAATTTTCGAGTTCCTGGATAATATCAATGTAagtcctatttttgaaatttgcaTCACGGTTGAATAACTGCAGAAACATTCAAAATGCTGcctttaaaatttatatatggacaTTTTTTTATGATCGCACTTTCTTTATAATCAATAATCTTGCCCTCGAAAGGGTTTTTAAACAAGCGATTGATTTGCCTTAGTCGATTTTGCTTGTGTTTTTTAACCTCTTAGCATGTGGTGGTTTATCTTtcattttgtgtattttttttggTCAAATAGGTTTCTTATTcctttaaattaatattttcggtttttttttcatcatgttactacatttttgttattttttatttaattctaGGGAACAAGTACTTAGTAAACTTGTAAATCGGGTTGCTATGATGAAATTTACAGAAGGGTTGAGAGTGTTTCTGAAATGCTCTATGGGACTTCGACAGAATGTCGATCCTGAGCGGTTACCTGAGCAACTTGGTAATTGTTTAATTTTCTAGGTACTCCTTTTATGTTATattctttcttttatttgttttaatggTGTTTGATGTTTTTAATTATTGTCCTCCTtccatttgttttatttatttattccctaTAGAGAGAGGTGTGGATGTCAGCCAAGTTCTTCCTTGTTCATATAATCATGATACTGCTTGTTTGTTAATGCCTATTACTCTTGTACACACCTGCTTATTTAAGTATTTATCTGTGTATATCTAAGGTTACATTTTAAACTCAGTTTTTTGTAGTTACCTAGTTTGTTAGGTTGCTATGATGAGCTCTAGGAAGTGAAGAAAGAAAAACTTATTTGCTTGATGAAACATTATCCTGAGTGGTTAACTGAGCAACATATATTCTTTTAGTATATATGAGCGAATATGACTAGTTGTACTACCATGTGTATGCTTAAGAAGAGGGCTGGGAGTGGTAAAGTTCTTGTTCTTATAATCATGATCTTACTTGGTAGTTATTGCTATTTGCTCTCATCCACGTCTACTAATTGATTTTTTTACCTCTGCATAATTAAGGTTACATTTTAAATTCAGTCTTTTATTTACATATTTTGTTTATTGGTTGCTATGATGAACCCAAGGAAATGAAGAAAGTTAATA
The genomic region above belongs to Humulus lupulus chromosome 1, drHumLupu1.1, whole genome shotgun sequence and contains:
- the LOC133806096 gene encoding protein CURVATURE THYLAKOID 1D, chloroplastic-like yields the protein MELCTAQSMLNNKLSSHHHPLVLLFQNPNHLLHSNSKPSLIPHRRSPLAPLTGALQSRLLFVSKSLSRETSEEVSSGANQYFGEKREDVISLGDVPLVEKKVDDDDDDFTTKVPEEQLSDGPTPIFEFLDNINFESEDTYSFLLFGGGALLTLWLASAVVGAIDSIPVFPKLLEIVGLGYTVWFASRYLIFKKRREELVAKIEELKEEVLGSK